From the genome of Aedes aegypti strain LVP_AGWG unplaced genomic scaffold, AaegL5.0 Primary Assembly AGWG_AaegL5_hic_scaff_751_PBJ_arrow, whole genome shotgun sequence:
GTTAGCTCGACTTCAAGGCAACAGAAAGTCATACCACTGGCCTATAATGGAGACTGATAGTTCAACCAGCTCCTCTATTCAAGAGGAGAACGGTGATACAGGTGATAATGGACATCCTGAGCCAGGTTGTTCCACGTCTGGTAGCTGTAATACCAGACGAGTTCAGTTTATCGACGAGGGTAGTGCCTCGGAAAGTGGCAAACAGCGATGAGTCAGGCCGTGAATACTCAGACATCGAAGATTTATCCATCAGGCGACATTTCTCCTTCACTGGGGAAACAGAGATGAGTCAATACATGAATTCGTTGAACTTCTACAGCGTAAATTCTATAACGGAAGTTACCTCACATACTGCAAACAATTCAACGTCTCTGTATCGAAAGTATATTGAGAATGTGTTGAAAACCAGAGGATTAGGCAAGTCTCTCACATTTCTGCACCGTTTACATAATGTTGTGTTGCGAAAAGCTCAGCTGACACTGGAGAAACCGGGTACACAAGAGCACGAAGACGATTATTTGTTCGTCGAAGAGGACATACCATGTATCGAACCACCCCTTGAAAAGGTCCAAGAGATTGAACTGCGCCGTTACGGAGCTTGGAGCGATGAGGCTAAAAAATTGAATCTGCCTTCGTATGTTTCGGCCTTCATCTTTTTATCACTTATCCCATTAGAAGTGATTCAAGAGTTCCTCAAGATGCGGTTGGaaacaaaaccaatgcaaccgAATCCGCTAAGTCTTGAACAACACATCAAAGAGCTCAAGGAAGGTCTTACTTTGGCCATGATTCATCGCGATCGTTTTCAAAAGCACATCAATACAGCGCTTTATGAGCGGGAGTCAGAGTTGGAGAGATATATGACTGTTTTGGAAACATTCGACGGTACAGTCAAGAATATCTTTGAGCTGTACTTGGAATTTGCTGAGCAGTGGATATTAGTGGCCACACCAGAATGCCACCAAAATCAGCATTGGACGAAGAATGGCGTTTTACGAAGCTTGTTTGTCCAATGATTCCTGGACAACATGCTGCCGCTGCCAAACGGTTTTGTAATATTGTAGAGAAAGTCCTAGAAAATACGGGTAGGAAAATGTATTCACGCTTGGTGATTTGGAAGACCAGATCAAATTGATCGGACAAAAGTGATAGGGATAAAGGGGATAGGAAATTGCAGTTTTTGGCGTTATGCCGTGAAACTCAAGATGTGTTCACATTTGCGCGTGAGAAAACTATGAAAACGATGGGCTTTTACGAAAGGACTGTTTCGTGATCTGGAAAATGTTGACTTCCATCGAGACCATTGTTATGAGTGTGATGAGGATTCTTACGATGGTGTTGTGTTGAGGAATTCCGCAACGCATAGAAAGAGCCCAGTGTGCCAAGAAGTAGTGGATAGTTTACGATTGCTGAAGAAAAAATGCCTTACTGTTTAGAAACAAGCTAACAACTGTGATCGAGAATTTACAGAACGAGTGTCATGTTCGTAATATGGCCGATATGGATGAAAATGACCGTATTGCTGTGCTATCCAGAACACGTGAAATTTTGCACCAAGGGTACAAATTTGGTTTCGAGTACCACAAGGATCTGGCTAGGCTCTACGAAGCGAGAGCAGAAAACTGTCGAGATCTAGAAAGTGAACTCAAGTTATCTACTGCAATCGTTCACTTTGCTAAGCTATGGATGAAGTTTGTGATGGAGCGTTGTGAGCGTGGACGTGGACTACGGCCTCGATGGGCCAATCAGGGTTTAGAGTTCTTGATCTCTGCTTGTGACCCGCAGTGTACCAGCCACCTAAGTAATGCAGAGTTTGAAGATCTCAAATCTAAGATGGATGCATGCATTTCGCATGTAATAGGCAGCATTCGGGAACCAGAGCGAATACGTCGATCACCCCGCTCGAGGAAAAGCTCTCCGTCCCCTTCGCCAACCCAGGGACGGTCTTCAATTCCGAATCTTACATCGACTAAACCGTTCCAAAATCAGCTCAGTCTACGAGAGGACTCAGTGATGCTGCGACCACACAATCTGATAGATACGGGGGACATTTACAGAAAGCAAACGTCATACGAAGGCGTACAAGATATAAAGATTCGTGTACCGACTGGCTCTTTGATCGGTACGAAACCCTTACGTCAGCTGCGAGTACGTGACGCTATCAATAAACTCGATAACACGCTAGATGAAAAGTTACGTTACGGCAATTTGATTGGAAGCGTCAAGGAGATAAGTTACTGTGATAAGGTGTTGAACCGAGCTCGTAGTGTGAACTTCAGCTGGCATCGTGGCATTAAAATAGGTCAGGGACGTTTCGGTAAAGTGTATACTGCAGTGAATAATTCGACGGGTGAATTGATGGCCAT
Proteins encoded in this window:
- the LOC110681360 gene encoding mitogen-activated protein kinase kinase kinase 4-like, with product MDILSQVVPRLVAVIPDEFSLSTRVVPRKVANSDESGREYSDIEDLSIRRHFSFTGETEMSQYMNSLNFYSVNSITEVTSHTANNSTSLYRKYIENVLKTRGLGKSLTFLHRLHNVVLRKAQLTLEKPGTQEHEDDYLFVEEDIPCIEPPLEKVQEIELRRYGAWSDEAKKLNLPSYVSAFIFLSLIPLEVIQEFLKMRLETKPMQPNPLSLEQHIKELKEGLTLAMIHRDRFQKHINTALYERESELERYMTVLETFDGTVKNIFELYLEFAEQWILVATPECHQNQHWTKNGVLRSLFVQ
- the LOC110681358 gene encoding mitogen-activated protein kinase kinase kinase 4-like, translated to MADMDENDRIAVLSRTREILHQGYKFGFEYHKDLARLYEARAENCRDLESELKLSTAIVHFAKLWMKFVMERCERGRGLRPRWANQGLEFLISACDPQCTSHLSNAEFEDLKSKMDACISHVIGSIREPERIRRSPRSRKSSPSPSPTQGRSSIPNLTSTKPFQNQLSLREDSVMLRPHNLIDTGDIYRKQTSYEGVQDIKIRVPTGSLIGTKPLRQLRVRDAINKLDNTLDEKLRYGNLIGSVKEISYCDKVLNRARSVNFSWHRGIKIGQGRFGKVYTAVNNSTGELMAMKEIAIQPGETSAIRKVAEELKIFEGINHRNLVKYYGVEVHREELLIFMELCPEGTLESLVELNGGLPEPQTRRYTIQLLSGVKELHRHGVVHRDIKTANIFLTKDGNCLKLGDFGSAVKIQAHTTMPGELKGYVGTQGNYYYV